A genomic segment from Neodiprion lecontei isolate iyNeoLeco1 chromosome 1, iyNeoLeco1.1, whole genome shotgun sequence encodes:
- the LOC107217776 gene encoding pupal cuticle protein C1B has translation MKSFAVFLIVGVAMSVANPVDVESIEPVKTTKVEDAVEPVDPSVRDKRTLLVGAAPYVAPVAYSAYAAPVAYTAYSSPYTSYPVAYSAYSAYPYYASSYYVV, from the exons ATGAAGAGCTTCGcg GTTTTCCTTATCGTCGGCGTCGCGATGTCCGTCGCCAATCCGGTTGACGTCGAGTCTATCGAGCCCGTAAAGACGACTAAGGTTGAAGATGCCGTGGAGCCGGTGGATCCGAGCGTGAGAGACAAACGCACCCTCCTCGTTGGCGCTGCTCCCTACGTGGCCCCGGTTGCTTATTCGGCCTACGCAGCGCCCGTGGCTTACACCGCCTATTCATCCCCCTACACGAGCTACCCCGTCGCCTATTCAGCCTACAGTGCCTATCCGTATTACGCTTCGTCCTACTACGTCGTGTAG